The genomic DNA TATTATTCAAGAAATTAACACCCTTAACATTACTACTATACAAATAAACATGAACACCACAACTAACACCAGTAATATTGTTGTTAGCGAAGGTTATATTGGTATTGTTGCTGCTGTATGCAGACAGATAAACACCATATGATGTTCCTGTGATATTGTTGTTGGCGAAGGTTATATTGGTGTTATTGCTGCTGAATGCAGACAGATAAACACCATATGATGTTCCTGTGATATTGTTGTTGGCGAAGGTTATATTGTTGTTGTTGTTGCTGGATACAGCCAGATAAACACCATTGCCGGGTGTTCCTGTGATGTTGTTGTTGGCGAAGGTTATATTGGTGTTGTTGCTGACGGATACATCCAGATAAACACCATAGCCTGATGTTCCTGTGATGTTGTTGTTGGCGAAGGTTATATTGGTGTTGTTGCTGCTGGATACAGCCAGATAAACACCATGTGATGTTCCTAAGATGTTGTTGTTTTCAAAAACCAAATTAGCAGACGAAACAGGACTATTATAACTACCATCACCTAAGTATACACCAGAATAAACACCAGTTATATTATTACCACTAAATAAAACATCAAAAACAGTCTTACCAGCAGATTTACCGAAAAAAGAAACAGCACCACGATAATAATCAGATATACTGGATTTAATAATATTATCCTTAATAACAACACCTGTTATAGGATTAGCACTACCACTACTACTTAAATTAATACTAACACCAGAAGTAGTAATATTATTATCACTAACAGTCAAATCACTACAATTAGATTTTATAGCTGTAGCATAACCACTAATAGTTAAATTAATAATCTTTACATTAGTAGCAGTAATATTAAACAAAGTATCAACACTAGATGTTGTGAATTTAGCACCACCACGACTTTTACCAACAATAGTAGCATTACGACTAATATTAAGCTGACCCCAATCACTATACGTACCATCATCAAAACTAATCACCAAATCATTATCATTATCATTATTAATAACACTTTGAAACTGTTCAGTAGTATTAACTGTAGTAAAATTATGATTAGCTGCACTAGCACTAGATAAAGCTAAAAAGATAAATAAAACACACATAACAAAAATAATTGGCTTAAAAAGTCTATTTATTGTAAACATTTTCGTTTTTTCACCTCCTGATCCAATCAATCAGTATATATAAAAAATACTAGCACAATGAGAACACTCACTACGCTACAATAATATAATATAAAAAAACTACTATAAAAAACTTCCTACCCAAAAACAAAAAACAACCCAAACGTCATTAAAAGAATAAAAAAATTAAAAACTAAAAAATAATAAACAAAACAATAAGAACCCATATGAACGAATAAACACAGCAAAAAGAAAAAAACAATAGCTATCCCCCCCCCCAGCTTTAAATTAAAATTAAAGGAATATTAAAAATAATTAAAAAAAAATAAAATAAAAATAAGAAATATAAAAATAAAAAAATAGGCTTTGTAGAAATCCTTTTAATATCAATATAATTATAAAAAAGATTATGATTAAAAATCTTTTATTTTGAAATTAAAGAATTATTTTAACAATTTAATTTCACAAATTAAAAATTTCAAGTGTAAAAAATAAGGATTTCTACAAAGCCAAAAAAATTAAAAAAAGAAAATAATGTATTTATAATTTTTAAGATTTCCTATCAGCTTCTTTAGCCTCATACTCGGCTTTATCTTTAGCTTTTTTACCTTCATATTCAGTTTTATTTTTTGCTTCTTCTGTTTTATCTTTAACAGTATCTGTAGCATCATCAACCTTATCTTTTGCATCTGATGCAACATCTTCAGCTACGCTCTTAGCATCTGATGCAACATCTTTAATCTTCTCATTAGTTTCATTAACCTTTTTTTTCAATTTATCTTTTAAATCATCACTCATGTTTTCATCCTCATTCAATAATTCATTTCAATAATATCTATATAAAAAAAATATTTCTATTTAAAAATAGAAATTATTTATCCATATCTACCCTAATATTCAATAATACTACATCTTTTATATTTTTTATCTCATTAAATGTAATAATTTCTTTGGCACGAGAAAATATCCCTTTATCTAATTTAATAACAATTTCATTGATTGTTCCAGTATCTTCATTAAATTTAACAGTATCAACTTTCCCAATACTTTGCCCCTCTTTATCAATTACTTCCATATCAAGAAAATCCTTCATATCCATGAAAAAAACCCCCAATTATATATTAAAATAATTTTGTTGAATTTACATTTCAAGTATATTCAACTGTATAACATGCCTTTCAATAGACATTATTATAATGTTCCTCATTTCCATGAGCATATGCCTTTGCCTAATTTAATTTCTAAATACTCATTTTTTGTCAAATAACAATCATTTTTCAAAAACCCACTTTCATATTAAAACAATAATCAAAATATATGCAAAATCTCTAACTATAGTATGTTTTTAATGATATTTAATGATATATAAAAAGAGAACATTCCAATTACATATTTTATAAAAAATAGTAAAACTATTAAATATTATAAAATAATTACACTTGAAAAAGTACTTCTTGCAACTGCAAGACTAACCATTTCAAATGAAAAAATAAGAAAAATTTATTATTAAATATCAATTTTTAGTACATACTCATTGCCTAAGAGTTCATATACTCTGCCACATCTAGGACAAACCCATTCAGGAGTATTCACACAATCCCGATATAGGCATTTACATTTTACTTTCGTGCAGTCTTTTTCTGCATTTCTTGAAGATGTATTTACCAATGTTATCACCATTATTTATTTTTTATATAAATTTAAAAATAACTTGTTTGTTATATCATAAT from Methanobrevibacter arboriphilus JCM 13429 = DSM 1125 includes the following:
- a CDS encoding YtxH domain-containing protein, producing the protein MNEDENMSDDLKDKLKKKVNETNEKIKDVASDAKSVAEDVASDAKDKVDDATDTVKDKTEEAKNKTEYEGKKAKDKAEYEAKEADRKS
- a CDS encoding PRC-barrel domain-containing protein gives rise to the protein MDMKDFLDMEVIDKEGQSIGKVDTVKFNEDTGTINEIVIKLDKGIFSRAKEIITFNEIKNIKDVVLLNIRVDMDK